CATGGTCGCCGGCGGCGGCGGGTCGATCGTGAACGTCTCGTCGGAGGCGGGCCTGCGGGGAGGCGCTGCCGGCGCGGCCTACACGGCGTCCAAGCACGCCGTGATCGGCCTCACCCGCAACACCTCGGTGATGTACTCGGCACAGGGCGTCCGGTGCAACGCCGTGGCGCCGGGCGGGGTGCAGACCAATATCGAGGCCCCGATGCTCTCGGCCCTGGCCGGCTCGGTGCTCGGCCCGGTCTTCCAGCACGTGCTGCCGCCGGTGGCCACGGCTGATCAGCTCGCGGCGGCCATCACCTGGCTGGCTAGCTCCGATTCGGCCAACGTGACCGGCATCGTGTTGACCTCGGACGGCGGCTGGGCGGCGATGTGACCTCCCCTTCGCACCGATTGATGCGAATGTCGGTCCGTGCTGGCAGACTCTCCGCATGACAGGCACAGACCACACTCAGAGCCCCGTCCCGTTCATTCCCCCGGTGCGCTGCGGCATCGTTCCGCCGTACATTCTCGCCCGGCTGGCCGAGGCCGACGACCCGCGCTTCTCGACCGCTTCCCAAGCCGCGAAGCGGTCGCTCGGGCTGGACGCCCCGCTCCGCGGCCTGCGCCTGAGCGAGCGCCGCACCAGCGCCCTGCCCACGCCTCCGGCTCCGGCCGTTCCCGGTGTCCCCCACCGCACCATCAGCGATGCGCTGCACCTGCAGACGCTTCCCGGCCGGGTGGTGCGCACCGAGGGCCAGCCGCCCGTCGCGGATGTGGCGGTCAACGAGGCCTACGCCGGCCTCGGTGACACCCACGACTTATTCTGGCGCCGGTACGAGCGCGATTCCATCGATGGCCGGGGCCTGCCGCTCGACGCCACCGTGCACTACGGACGCGAGTACGACAACGCGTTCTGGGATGGCGAGCGCATGGTGTTCGGTGACGGCGACGGTGAGGTGTTCAACCGGTTCACCATCTCCCTGAGCGTGATCGCACACGAGCTCACCCACGGTGTCACCCAGTTCAGCGCGAACCTGGCCTACCAGGGCCAGTCCGGCGCCCTCAACGAGTCGGTCTCCGACGTGTTCGGCGCCCTGGTCGAGCAGTTCGCCGCCGGTCAGGATGCCGCAACGGCAAGTTGGCTGATCGGGGCGGGCCTGTTCACGGAGCAGGTGCAGGGCCAGGCGCTCCGCTCGATGAAGGCGCCGGGAACGGCGTACGACGACGACGTTCTGGGCACCGACCCGCAGCCGTCGTCGATGTCGGGCTATGTGGAGACCGACGAGGACTACGGCGGGGTGCACCTGAACTCGGGCATCCCCAACCGGGCCTTCTACCTGGTGGCCGAGGCGCTCGGCGGCAACGCCTGGGAGGCCCCTGGCCAGATCTGGTACGACACCCTGACCGGTTCCGCCCTGACCTCCACGATCGACTTCGCCGGGTTCGCCCGCGCCACGGCCACGGCGGCCTCCGCCCGCTACGGCGAGGGATCGGTCGAACACGACGCCGTGCTGGCCGGCTGGGACGGCGTGGGCGTCACGCTCGGTCCGTTGCGAGCCGCCTCCTGAACCGGGCACCGTCCGGCCGCAGTCCGGCCGCAGTCCGGCCGCAGTCCGCAGCGCCGCTGGGAAGCCCCTTCCGATCGGCCCGAAATCCCCTGCCGCGGCGCTCCCGGACGTACCATAGGGCCATGAAGGTCGTCGTCTCACGCAGTGGGGGCATCGCCGGGCTCCGGGTCACCTGGGACGTGCAGGTCGACGAACAACCGGATGCGGCGGCCTGGGTGCAGTTCCTCGACGCCCTGCCCTGGGACGAAGCCGAGGGCATCGCCCCGGAGCCCGACCGCTATGTCTACCGCATCCGCTGCGCACCGCACGAGGTCGTGCTCGCCGAACCCCAGGTCCAGGGCGCGTGGAAGGACCTCGTCGACCGGGTCCGCGCCGCCAGCGAACGCTGAGAGTCACCGCGCAATCGAGGACCCGACGACGTGGTGGCGCTCCCGCCGACCCGATTGAGGCCCTGCCCGCCAGAACGTCAGAGTTCCGTAATATGTTGCTGCTCGACGCACTGGTACAGTCACCATAACGGGGGGATCTCATTCCCCCTGGTCCTAGGGGGGCCATTATGGCTGCGTCATCATCATCCCGTTCACTCATATCCGAGATCGACGTCAGCGTCTCCTCGGCGCCGGCCCACCAGGACCCCGGCCGACGCCGCAGCATCTTTCGCCTGAGCATCACCGTCGCCGCCGGCCTGCTGCTCGCCGCGACCGCGGTCCTCGGCACCACCCAGGCACCTGCCTCTGCGGCCCCGATCCCCGGCTCGGTCACCCAGTGCAACGGCATCCAGAACGTCGGCGGCCAGGGCATCGAGTGCGATGTCACCGTGACCAACACCCTGGATGTGTCAACCGGCGTCTCCAGCTCGACCATCGTCGTGCGCACCTGCACCGGCGCCGCGAACGACGCCGTGCTCTGCACCGTGCTCCCCACGAATTTCCCCACCGCCACGACCGTGATCGACCAGTGCAACGGCTCCGGCAACGGCGGCGGCGGCACCGTCGTCTGCCGGGTCACCGTGGTCAACAACATCATCGGCGACACGACGCTCTCGGCCGCCACCGTCAACCAGTGCGGTGACAACGCCGGCGACGGCGGAGGTGAGCTCCCCCTCAACTGCACTCCCGTGCAACAGACCACCGGCGCCACCATCACCCAGTGCAACTCCTCCGGCCGCGGCGGCGGAGCACCTGGCCGCGTGACCTGCACAGTGACCCCGTCCACCGCGAGCACGGCCCTGCCGGTCTCGATCAACCAGTGCATCGGTTCGGCCAACGGCGACGGCGCGTACATCACCTGCTCCGCTTCGCTCACGCACAACCTGTACCCCGCGGGCACGGTGCTGCCTCCGACCGACGTCCCGACCGACACTCCGACTGACACCCCGACCGACACCCCCACCTCGACGCCGTCACCGGGGCCGAGCACGCCGGCCACCCCGCCGGCCACAACCCCGCCCACCTCCGGCACACCCACGCCCACCCCGACCAGCCCCGTGAGCCCGCTGCTGCCGGTTCCCCCGGGCGGCGGCACGGGCAACGGCAGCGAACTGGCGGCCACCGGCACGGATGCCCTGCCGGTCTTCCTGGTGGCCGGTGGAGCGTTGCTGATCGGCGGCATCCTCCTCGGGATCATGCTGCTGCGCCGCCGTTCAGACTGGTCCGGCAGCCACGCCGCCGTCGCTCAGCGTCCCACGCCCCTCGGCTAGGGCGACACGCCGCGGTCCACTCGGCGGCACTCGCCGAGTGGACCGCAAAGTGGGACTATGAAGCATGGACAACAACGACCTTGACCCGGTTCAGGTTCTCAGCAACGACGAGTGCTGGGAGCTGCTGATCTCCTCGAGCTTCGGCCGGCTCGCGGCGGCGGTCGCCGACGACATCGAGATCTTTCCGCTCAACTTCGTCGCGGCGGACCAGCGTCTGTTGTTCCGCACGGCGGAGGGCACCAAGCTGCTCGCCCTCACCGTGAACAACAAGGTCGTCCTGGAAACCGACGCCATCGGCCGCACGGACGCCTGGAGCGTCGTGGTGAAGGGCATCGCCCGGGTGCTCGACACGCAGGCCGAGATCGACGCCGCGAACGCGTTGCCGCTGCGCCCCCTGGTGCCCACCTTCAAATACATCTGGGTGGAGGTCACTCCCACCGAGGTGTCCGGGCGCCGCTTTGCGCTGGAGCCCGAGCCCGAGCGCTACTGACCGGCCGTCGCTCAGTCGCCCGAGTCTCCACCGGGCTCGCCGGCCGCGGCCGGGGCGGCCGTCCCCGCCCCCGACAGCCCGATGAGCATGAGCACCGCGTTGCCGTAGGCATCCGCCGCCGTTGCCGCCTCGAACACCTCGTCGGCACCGCGCACGTGCACGCTGACCCGGTATCGGTCGTCGTCGAGGCGGTTCAGGGAACGGAAGGTTCCGCGCAGCAGAGACCGGAGCTGGTCCTCGCGGGGCAGCCAGAGGGCGTCCTCGAGTGCGAGGGAATCGAGCGCCCACTCCGTTGTGCCGTTGAAGCCCAGAATGGTTCCGGTGTCGAACTCGTGGGCCTCGATGGTCATCTCGCTGACCGTGAAGACCTCGGAATCGAAGCCGGGCCGCTCGATGCGGAAGGAGTCGCCGGATGCCGGGTGCCAGCGCAACCCTGCCTGCTGCAGAGCCCGGGCACAGTCGATTGTGATCATGCCCCATTATCGGCGCGCGGTACCGTGGAACGCGAGCGTCAGCCGGTACTCACACCGGTCGGCCAGCTCCAGCAGAATGGCAGGTCATGACGGTATCGGCAGAGATCGTGCACGTGCACGTGAAGCCGGGCAGCAGGAAGGGCCCGCTGGTGGAAGCCGACCCCGCCGGCACCGGAGTGTTCACGGTCTACCTGCAGCAGCGGGCGGTGGAGGGCGCCGCCAACGACGCCCTGGTGCGCCTGCTCGCCAAGCATTTCGGGGTGCCCCGGAGCGCCGTCGGCATTCTCCGGGGCCACCACTCACGAATCAAGCAGGTGCGGGTGGAGAGGTCCTAGCTCACGCCGAGCAGGTCGATCACGAAGATCAGGGTCTTGCCGGAGAGGCGGTGACCGGAGCCGGCGGGGCCGTAGGCCAGGTGCGCGGGAACGGTGAGCTTGCGACGTCCGCCGACCTTCATGCCGGGGATCCCCTGCTGCCAGCCGGCGATGAGGGAGCCGAGCGGGAAGTTGATCGACTGGCCCCGGTTCCAGGAGGAGTCGAATTCTTCGCCGGTGTCGTACTCGACACCGAGGTAGTGCACGTCGACGGTCGCGCCGGGAGCGGCCTCGGCGCCGTCACCGACGACGATGTCGACGATGTCGAGCTGTTCGGGCGCGGGGCCCTCCGGGAAGTCGAGTTCGGGCTTGGAGTTCAGATCAGTCATAAGTCCATCCAATCGGATTCCGGGCCCGGACGCACACCGAGAAATTCCCCCTTGCGCGAACGCGACGCCGGGGCGCATGCTTATCCCATAGAAACTCGTCGCACCGGGAGAGTTGTCGGCAGTGCCACACCACCGGGCGGCGAGTTTTCTCGTTCCCGCCGTCGGCGGCTACGTCAGCCGATCACCTCGGCGCGGTCCCGCATCAGCAGGCCGAGCAGCCGGGCCTCCTCGGCGGTGTCGGCGCCGGGCCCCTGGCGGATCGCCCGTGCGGTCGCCCGCCGGTGCGCCAGCGTTTCGGCGCTCACCAGACGCTGGCGCACCGAGGCCAGCCGGGCCGCATCCACGATGAAGCGGTTCATCGCGAGCCGGCGGGCCTGCGGCTGTGCGGCTGCCCAGGCGCGCGCCTGCCGACGGCCCCGCGGGGTGGCCAGCATCTCCACCTCGGCCGCGGTGAACCAGCCGACCGCGGCGTAATCCCCGAGGCGCCGCAGCGTGAGCCGCTCCTCCTGGCGGCGCAGCATGGCCACCACCAGGATCGCGCCGATGAACAGCGGAACCTGCACGAGGAAGTAGTAGCCCACCAGGGAGGCATCGTCGGTGAGGAAGTAGAACGCGCCGTTCCAGATCGCGTGCAGCAGCACGGCCGCCGCGAAGCCGAGGAAGACCAGGGCCAGATAACGCGACCCGCTCGCCCGGCGGGCGGCGAACCCGATGGCCAGGCCCGTGCACGCGGTGAACAGGACATGCGCGAACGGGGAGATCACCCCGCGCAGCAGGAACGTGACGCCCAGGTCGCTCAGGCCGCCGTCGAGCATCGCCACACCGAAGTACTGGATGTTCTCGGAGAAGGCGAACCCGGCGGCGATCATGGCCGCGTAGACAACCCCGTCGATGGGCCCGTTGAACTGCCCGCGGATCACCCAGAACAGCAGCAGGATACCGAAACCCTTCGCGGCTTCCTCCACGAGCGGGGCTTGGATGACGGCCGCCGCGAAGTCGCCTTCCGGACGGGCCACGCCGCTGGTGGCGACCACGATCTGCACGCCGAGGTCGAACACCAGCGCCGTCACGATCGACACACCGGCGCCCCAGAGGAACGCGAACCACAGCGCCGGGCGCGGCTCCGGCTCCCAGCGGTCGATCCAGCGCACCGCCAGGATCACCAGGGTGAGCGGGACCAGAGCAAGCACCAGGCAGACCAGCAGCGCGCCGGGGCCGAGGAACGTGGAGAGGTAGACCAGCACCAGCATCAGGGCCAGCGCGGCAAGGACGATGCCGATGGTCGCCCACACGATCGTGCTGACGTTGGTGCGGCGCACCGGAGTGCTCCAGACCGCGCTCTGGATGGGCGCGCCCTGGGCGGGGATGGGGCTCTGGGCGGGTACGGGGCTCTGAGCGGGCACCGGGAAGGGCTGCCCGGCCGGGTCGAGGGTCATGCCGCCAGCTTACGATGACCCGTGCACTCCTGACGGGGATCCGGCCGGGCTTCCGGCCGAGGCGCCGGACCGTCACGGCGGTGTCCGATTCCCGCTACCGTCTGCGCCGCGATACTGCCAGTCTGGAGGGGTGACCGAACCCACCTTCACCCCCGCACAGCACGGCGACGACCCCGTCTTCGCCGAACGGTACCGCGCCATGTCGTCGCGGGATGCCCGCTTCGACGGCCAGTTCATCACCGGGGTGCACTCCACGGGCATCTACTGCCGGCCGAGCTGTCCGGCCATGACGCCCAAGCCGGGCAACGTCTCGTTCTACCTCACCGCGGCCGCCGCCCATGAGGCGGGACTGCGCGCGTGCAAGCGCTGCCTGCCCGACGCCGTTCCCGGTTCCCCGGAGTGGAACATCCGCGATGACCTTGCCGCCCGGGCCATGCGGCTGATCGGCGACGGCACTGTGGAACGGGAGGGCGTGCCCGGGCTGGCCGGCCGGCTCGGCTACACCCCGCGCCACCTCACCCGGGTGCTCGTGGCCGAGGTGGGCGCGGGCCCGCTCGCCCTGGCCCGCGCCCACAGGGCCCAGACCGCCCGGGTGCTGCTCACGAGCACGCAACTGCCCATCACGGATGTGGCGTTCGCGGCGGGCTTCGGCAGTATCCGCCAGTTCAACGAGACCATCGCCGCCGTCTACGAACGCACCCCGTCGGCCCTGCGCGCCGGTGCGCGGTCGCCCGGCGCGCGGGCCGGCTCGGGCTCCGGTTCCAGCACAGCCGGGGTCGGAGCCCGGGTTGACGCCACGGCCACCGCCAGAGTCCACGAGCGGGTCGGCGAGAGAGCCGGCACGACGACCGGTGAGGCGGATGCCGCCGGCTCACGGATCAGCTTGCTGCTGCCCGCCCGCGCGCCCTTCGACGGGCAGGGCCTGCTGGACTTCTTGGGCGTGCGCGCCGTGGCCGGCGTCGAGCGCCGCACGGCGGACGGGTACGAGCGCACCCTGCGCCTCCCGCACGGCTGGGCAACCCTGCAGCTGGCACTGGCCGGCACCGCCGGCTCCCCCGCCATCTCCTGCACGGCCCGGTTGAGCAGCCTCGCCGACCTGGCTCCGCTGGTGAGCCGGGTGCGCCGGCTCTTCGACCTCGACGCGGATGCCCAGGCCATCGACCGCGCCCTGGTCATCGATCCGGCCCTGGCCGAGTGGGTGCGGCGCACGCCGGGCATCCGGGTGCCGGGCAGCCTCGATCCCGACGAGACACTGTTCCGCGCCCTGCTCGGCCAGCAGGTCTCGGTCGCGTCGGCCCGCACAGCGCTCGGCCGGCTCAGCGCGGCGCTCGGCGACCCGCTGCCGGGCGGCGCCGAGCCGGCAGATCCCGCATCCGAGGGCCCCGGACCCGACGGCACGGCACCCGGGCGCCCGGCGCCGGTCGATCCCGCGCGCGCACCGGCTCTGCTGTTC
This is a stretch of genomic DNA from Cryobacterium soli. It encodes these proteins:
- a CDS encoding PrsW family intramembrane metalloprotease, translating into MTLDPAGQPFPVPAQSPVPAQSPIPAQGAPIQSAVWSTPVRRTNVSTIVWATIGIVLAALALMLVLVYLSTFLGPGALLVCLVLALVPLTLVILAVRWIDRWEPEPRPALWFAFLWGAGVSIVTALVFDLGVQIVVATSGVARPEGDFAAAVIQAPLVEEAAKGFGILLLFWVIRGQFNGPIDGVVYAAMIAAGFAFSENIQYFGVAMLDGGLSDLGVTFLLRGVISPFAHVLFTACTGLAIGFAARRASGSRYLALVFLGFAAAVLLHAIWNGAFYFLTDDASLVGYYFLVQVPLFIGAILVVAMLRRQEERLTLRRLGDYAAVGWFTAAEVEMLATPRGRRQARAWAAAQPQARRLAMNRFIVDAARLASVRQRLVSAETLAHRRATARAIRQGPGADTAEEARLLGLLMRDRAEVIG
- a CDS encoding FKBP-type peptidyl-prolyl cis-trans isomerase, producing the protein MTDLNSKPELDFPEGPAPEQLDIVDIVVGDGAEAAPGATVDVHYLGVEYDTGEEFDSSWNRGQSINFPLGSLIAGWQQGIPGMKVGGRRKLTVPAHLAYGPAGSGHRLSGKTLIFVIDLLGVS
- a CDS encoding protealysin inhibitor emfourin, encoding MKVVVSRSGGIAGLRVTWDVQVDEQPDAAAWVQFLDALPWDEAEGIAPEPDRYVYRIRCAPHEVVLAEPQVQGAWKDLVDRVRAASER
- a CDS encoding M4 family metallopeptidase, translated to MTGTDHTQSPVPFIPPVRCGIVPPYILARLAEADDPRFSTASQAAKRSLGLDAPLRGLRLSERRTSALPTPPAPAVPGVPHRTISDALHLQTLPGRVVRTEGQPPVADVAVNEAYAGLGDTHDLFWRRYERDSIDGRGLPLDATVHYGREYDNAFWDGERMVFGDGDGEVFNRFTISLSVIAHELTHGVTQFSANLAYQGQSGALNESVSDVFGALVEQFAAGQDAATASWLIGAGLFTEQVQGQALRSMKAPGTAYDDDVLGTDPQPSSMSGYVETDEDYGGVHLNSGIPNRAFYLVAEALGGNAWEAPGQIWYDTLTGSALTSTIDFAGFARATATAASARYGEGSVEHDAVLAGWDGVGVTLGPLRAAS
- a CDS encoding pyridoxamine 5'-phosphate oxidase family protein; translated protein: MDNNDLDPVQVLSNDECWELLISSSFGRLAAAVADDIEIFPLNFVAADQRLLFRTAEGTKLLALTVNNKVVLETDAIGRTDAWSVVVKGIARVLDTQAEIDAANALPLRPLVPTFKYIWVEVTPTEVSGRRFALEPEPERY
- a CDS encoding DUF167 domain-containing protein, with protein sequence MTVSAEIVHVHVKPGSRKGPLVEADPAGTGVFTVYLQQRAVEGAANDALVRLLAKHFGVPRSAVGILRGHHSRIKQVRVERS
- a CDS encoding DNA-3-methyladenine glycosylase 2 family protein — encoded protein: MSSRDARFDGQFITGVHSTGIYCRPSCPAMTPKPGNVSFYLTAAAAHEAGLRACKRCLPDAVPGSPEWNIRDDLAARAMRLIGDGTVEREGVPGLAGRLGYTPRHLTRVLVAEVGAGPLALARAHRAQTARVLLTSTQLPITDVAFAAGFGSIRQFNETIAAVYERTPSALRAGARSPGARAGSGSGSSTAGVGARVDATATARVHERVGERAGTTTGEADAAGSRISLLLPARAPFDGQGLLDFLGVRAVAGVERRTADGYERTLRLPHGWATLQLALAGTAGSPAISCTARLSSLADLAPLVSRVRRLFDLDADAQAIDRALVIDPALAEWVRRTPGIRVPGSLDPDETLFRALLGQQVSVASARTALGRLSAALGDPLPGGAEPADPASEGPGPDGTAPGRPAPVDPARAPALLFPTAARIAEHGREVLRGPAARIDTIVRVAEALASGELRLDVGESRDDLQARLTALPGIGPWTAGYVAMRVLGSPDILLTSDLALRQGAERLGLPARASDLAGHGGRWAPWRSYAGMHLWRAAGSAPRPAGSPGPSEMGAAPLR